One Niabella beijingensis DNA window includes the following coding sequences:
- a CDS encoding DUF1328 domain-containing protein yields the protein MLTWTIIFLIVAVIAGIFGFTGVAAGAAKIAKILFFIFVVLFVCSLLFGK from the coding sequence ATGCTTACATGGACCATCATCTTTTTAATTGTTGCGGTGATAGCAGGGATCTTTGGCTTTACAGGAGTAGCGGCAGGAGCTGCAAAAATAGCAAAGATCCTTTTTTTCATATTTGTGGTACTGTTCGTATGCTCGCTGCTGTTTGGAAAGTAA
- a CDS encoding alpha/beta fold hydrolase, producing the protein MKAITFNDAISGDEIRIAFFDYGQGQPVVLIHGWPLSMEMWEYQLAGIVDNGNRVIKYDRRGSGRSSKPWTGYDYDTLAADLNELLVQLDLRNAVLVGFSMGGGEVIRYLKNYGRSRVSSAVLVSTILPFLIQTADNPEGVRADVFDDMISKIKSDRIGFLDSFFKQFFGTALLDRTISKPLMEYYRDLAAHAPQHSTLACIKNFSGTDFRDELGTIDLPLLLVHGAEDLIVPREASADRLKQYFPDAGYAVYAGAPHGLFYTHRERLTRDLVNFINGIPYEEPDYEYLPPVVPPFLF; encoded by the coding sequence ATGAAAGCGATTACATTTAATGACGCAATATCAGGAGATGAGATCCGTATTGCTTTTTTTGATTACGGCCAGGGGCAACCTGTGGTGCTCATTCACGGATGGCCGCTGAGTATGGAAATGTGGGAATATCAGCTGGCGGGTATCGTTGATAACGGGAACAGGGTGATCAAATACGACCGGCGCGGATCCGGCCGCAGCAGCAAGCCCTGGACAGGATACGATTATGATACGCTGGCAGCAGACCTGAACGAGCTGCTGGTGCAACTTGACCTGAGGAATGCAGTGCTCGTAGGTTTTTCCATGGGAGGGGGAGAAGTGATCCGCTATCTTAAGAATTATGGAAGAAGCCGTGTAAGCAGTGCCGTACTTGTCAGTACAATACTTCCTTTTCTGATACAAACGGCGGACAATCCTGAAGGTGTCCGCGCCGATGTATTTGACGACATGATCTCAAAAATAAAAAGTGACCGGATCGGTTTTCTTGACAGTTTTTTTAAACAGTTCTTTGGTACCGCGCTGCTCGACCGGACGATCAGTAAACCATTGATGGAATATTATCGGGACCTCGCAGCGCATGCACCTCAGCATTCAACCCTTGCCTGTATTAAAAACTTTTCAGGTACTGATTTCAGGGATGAACTGGGCACCATTGATCTTCCCTTGCTGCTGGTCCACGGGGCAGAGGACCTGATTGTTCCCAGGGAGGCCAGCGCGGACCGGTTAAAACAATATTTTCCTGATGCCGGGTACGCCGTTTATGCAGGAGCACCGCACGGACTCTTTTATACACACCGGGAACGGCTCACCCGTGATCTTGTAAATTTTATCAATGGGATACCGTATGAGGAACCGGACTATGAATACCTGCCTCCGGTTGTTCCCCCGTTCTTATTCTGA